The following proteins come from a genomic window of Nicotiana tomentosiformis chromosome 12, ASM39032v3, whole genome shotgun sequence:
- the LOC138902651 gene encoding uncharacterized mitochondrial protein AtMg00860-like produces the protein MFSKYEFWLSLVEFLGRVVSSKGIQVDLRKIEAVQSWSSLSSATEIRSFLSLDDYYRLFMEGFSSIASPLTTLTQKGAIFRWLDECKESFQKLKTALTTSPILVIPSASGSYTVYCDASWISIGCVLMQGGGVIAYAC, from the coding sequence ATGttctcaaaatatgagttttggcttagtttagTGGAATTTTTGGGGCGCGTGGTTTCCAGTaaggggattcaggtggatctgaggaagatagaggcagttcagagttggtcaAGTctatcctcagctacggagattcggagctttctcagcTTGGACGATTACTATCGTctcttcatggagggtttctcatctattgcatcgcctttgaccacattgacccagaagggtgctattTTCAGATGGTTGGatgagtgtaaggagagctttcaaaagctcaagactgccttgaccacatctCCAATTCTTGTTATAccttcagcttctggttcttatacagtatattgtgatgcctcttggatcagtattgggtgtgtcttgatgcagggaggcggagtgattgcttatgcttgttga